TATCTGCCGCCATCTGTGCTTCGTAATCGGCCGCGGCAAACAGGGAATTCAAATCCGCCATATCCTGCGCACTCGGGCCGGCGCCTGTCTGGGCATAAGCCATTGTGGGAGCCGGTCGCGGCGTGGACGCAGTACGAGTACGCACCGCTCCGCCGCTTTGCCGTGCCAGCTGACTGGCCGATACTGCCGCAGGGGCACTATTGCGGAAACTGCGTGCCATTCTTGCCTTGGCATCTTCAAAATCTGGCTTGCCGTCCTTGTCGTTGCAGGTCATGCGGCATTTAGGATAGTTGGAACAGCCCCAGAACAGGCCGTTCTTCCCCTTGCGCTGGGTCAGTACGCCGCTATGACAGCGCGGGCAGACGTTTTCGCCCGTGACTTCCATCTGCGCATTGCCCGCCTTGCCGCAGAGTTTTTTCGTGAATTCAATCTGGCCCTGCAGAAATTCTTCCAAGGTGCCATCCCCTTCGGACATGGAATGGAGCTTATCCTCCCAAATGGCCGTGGAGTCCGGATAGGTCATTTCATCGGGCAGGGCATCAACCAAAAGATACGCCGCTGGCGTGGGCACGAGATACTTCTTCTTGCCCTGTTTCTGCATGAATTTGCGTTTGACCAAATCCTCGATAATGGTCGCGCGCGTAGCTTCGGTGCCGATACCGTAGACATCCTTTAACTGCTTTTTGGCTTCGGGATTCTTCACATACTTGTGGATTTCCTTCATGCCCGCGAGCAGCGTGGATTCCGTAAAGCGCACAGGCGGTTTAGTGGCCCGCTGGGTAATATCTCCTTTTTCATAGTTGACATTATCCTTTTTCTTCATCACGGGCAGGGTTCCGTCACTCTCGTCCGATTCATTGTCGCTGTCGTTATCCTCGTCGGCAGATTTTTTCTTGGCCGCCTGATACATAATTTTCCAGCCCAAATCCCGCTCTGTGCGGCCGCTGGCGGTGAACAGTTCTTCCTTATAAGTAACCTCGACCTTGGTCTGGTCGTAGAGGTGTACCGGATAGAACTGCGCCATATAGCCGCGGGCAATCAAAAAGTAAAGATTGCGCTCCTCGGTGGTCATGGTCTGCATATTTGCCTTGACCGTGGTCGGAATGATGGCATGGTGCGCCGAAATCTTCTTATCATTCCAGGCCCGGCTTTTGCATTTCGTATCTACGCCATTTGTCCAGCCGGCCAGTCGTTCATCTCCAGCCTGCGCCAGATTGGTGATGATTTTCGTCGCATCGCCAAACTGATTGGTGGGCAGATATTCACAGTCAGAACGCGGATAGGTGGTGAGCTTCTTTTCGTAAAGCTTTTGCGCCGTATCGAGCACCACCTGCGGGGCATAGCCGAACATCTTGCCCGCC
The Selenomonas ruminantium AC2024 DNA segment above includes these coding regions:
- a CDS encoding DNA topoisomerase 3, encoding MRLYIAEKPSMGREIAKCLKGPVRRGDGYLETGEGVVTWLFGHILRQAEPDEYDPKYKRWRAEDLPIIPQQWKLFVDKSCEKQFAIVKGLIERCDEIVHGGDPDREGQLLVDEVLDYLGNKKPVKRILLNALDEASIKKANANLRENSEFFNLKQSALARARADWLIGMNLSRAYTLAARRAGHDKLVLPIGRVKTPTLSLVVRREREIENFKPVDYYTIKAEFSHENGRFAAQWKPRDTMAGLDSENRLIDKSIAEAKLAEFQQEPREGVISAYQKTKKQEPQPLPFSLSSLQVLAGKMFGYAPQVVLDTAQKLYEKKLTTYPRSDCEYLPTNQFGDATKIITNLAQAGDERLAGWTNGVDTKCKSRAWNDKKISAHHAIIPTTVKANMQTMTTEERNLYFLIARGYMAQFYPVHLYDQTKVEVTYKEELFTASGRTERDLGWKIMYQAAKKKSADEDNDSDNESDESDGTLPVMKKKDNVNYEKGDITQRATKPPVRFTESTLLAGMKEIHKYVKNPEAKKQLKDVYGIGTEATRATIIEDLVKRKFMQKQGKKKYLVPTPAAYLLVDALPDEMTYPDSTAIWEDKLHSMSEGDGTLEEFLQGQIEFTKKLCGKAGNAQMEVTGENVCPRCHSGVLTQRKGKNGLFWGCSNYPKCRMTCNDKDGKPDFEDAKARMARSFRNSAPAAVSASQLARQSGGAVRTRTASTPRPAPTMAYAQTGAGPSAQDMADLNSLFAAADYEAQMAADMASYEASRPAPRPWQNWGDKPKYSASPMEKAAKESKTADDKYLCPKCREGHLRLIRGKNGAFWGCTNYPRCTATFDDNKGMPLLDS